From a single Rhinolophus ferrumequinum isolate MPI-CBG mRhiFer1 chromosome 15, mRhiFer1_v1.p, whole genome shotgun sequence genomic region:
- the VASP gene encoding vasodilator-stimulated phosphoprotein isoform X3, producing the protein MSETVICSSRATVMLYDDSNKRWMPAGTGPQAFSRVQIYHNPTAKSFRVVGRKMQPDQQVVINCAIIRGLKYNQATPNFHQWRDARQVWGLNFGSKEDAAQFATGMASALEALEGGGSPAPLPPSQPPAAPPIWSVQNGPSPEEVEQQKRQPEHVERERRVSNAGGPPAPPAGGPPPPPGPPPPPGPPPPPGLPPSGVSAVGHGAGGGPPPPPPLPTAGPSGGGTGAPGLAAAIAGAKLRKVSKEETSGGPSAPKAESTRSTGGGLMEEMNAMLARRRKATLVGEKPPKDESANQEEPEARVPAHSEPIRRPWEKNSTTLPRMKSSSSMITSEAHPTTPSSADESDLERVKQELLEEVRKELQKVKEEIIEAFVQELRKRGSP; encoded by the exons ATGAG CGAGACAGTTATCTGCTCCAGCCGGGCCACTGTGATGCTTTACGATGACAGCAACAAGCGGTGGATGCCTGCTGGCACAGGCCCCCAGGCCTTCAGCCGAGTCCAGATCTATCACAATCCCACGGCCAAATCCTTCCGGGTGGTCGGCCGGAAAATGCAGCCAGACCAGCAG GTGGTCATCAACTGTGCCATCATCCGGGGTCTCAAGTATAACCAGGCCACCCCCAACTTCCACCAGTGGCGTGACGCCCGCCAGGTCTGGGGCCTCAACTTTGGCAGCAAGGAGGATGCCGCACAGTTCGCCACTGGCATGGCCAGTGCCCTAGAGGCGTTGGAAG GAGGTGGGTCTCCGGCACCACTACCACCATCGCAGCCGCCCGCAGCACCTCCCATCTGGTCTGTCCAGAATGGTCCCTCCCCAGAGGAGGTGGAGCAGCAGAAAAG GCAGCCAGAGCACGTGGAGCGGGAGCGCCGAGTCTCCAATGCAG gAGGCCCACCTGCTCCCCCAGCTGGGggaccacccccacctccaggacCTCCCCCTCCTCCgggtccccccccaccccctggtcTGCCCCCTTCGGGGGTCTCAGCTGTGGGGCATGGAGCAGGGGGAGGCCCGCCCCCTCCGCCCCCTCTCCCTACAGCAGGCCCCAGTGGTGGAGGGACCGGGGCCCCTGGCCTGGCCGCAGCCATTGCCGGAGCCAAACTCAGGAAAGTCAGCAAG GAGGAGACCTCAGGGGGGCCCTCGGCCCCCAAAGCTGAGAGCACTCGAAGCACAGGTGGGGGGCTCATGGAAGAGATGAATGCCATGCTGGCCCGGAG AAGGAAAGCCACACTAGTTGGGGAGAAACCCCCCAAGGATGAATCTGCCAAT CAGGAGGAGCCAGAGGCCAGAGTCCCAGCCCACAGTG AACCTATACGGAGACCCTGGGAGAAGAACAGCACAACCTTGCCAAG GATGAAGTCGTCATCTTCCATGATCACTTCCGAGGCCCACCCCACTACACCCAGCTCTGCTGATGAGTCAGACTTGGAGAGGGTGAAACAG GAGCTTCTGGAAGAGGTGAGGAAGGAATTGCAGAAAGTGAAAGAGGAAATAATTGAAG CCTTTGTCCAAGAGCTGAGGAAGCGGGGTTCCCCCTGA
- the VASP gene encoding vasodilator-stimulated phosphoprotein isoform X1: MSETVICSSRATVMLYDDSNKRWMPAGTGPQAFSRVQIYHNPTAKSFRVVGRKMQPDQQVVINCAIIRGLKYNQATPNFHQWRDARQVWGLNFGSKEDAAQFATGMASALEALEGGGSPAPLPPSQPPAAPPIWSVQNGPSPEEVEQQKRQPEHVERERRVSNAGGPPAPPAGGPPPPPGPPPPPGPPPPPGLPPSGVSAVGHGAGGGPPPPPPLPTAGPSGGGTGAPGLAAAIAGAKLRKVSKQEETSGGPSAPKAESTRSTGGGLMEEMNAMLARRRKATLVGEKPPKDESANQEEPEARVPAHSEPIRRPWEKNSTTLPRMKSSSSMITSEAHPTTPSSADESDLERVKQELLEEVRKELQKVKEEIIEAFVQELRKRGSP; the protein is encoded by the exons ATGAG CGAGACAGTTATCTGCTCCAGCCGGGCCACTGTGATGCTTTACGATGACAGCAACAAGCGGTGGATGCCTGCTGGCACAGGCCCCCAGGCCTTCAGCCGAGTCCAGATCTATCACAATCCCACGGCCAAATCCTTCCGGGTGGTCGGCCGGAAAATGCAGCCAGACCAGCAG GTGGTCATCAACTGTGCCATCATCCGGGGTCTCAAGTATAACCAGGCCACCCCCAACTTCCACCAGTGGCGTGACGCCCGCCAGGTCTGGGGCCTCAACTTTGGCAGCAAGGAGGATGCCGCACAGTTCGCCACTGGCATGGCCAGTGCCCTAGAGGCGTTGGAAG GAGGTGGGTCTCCGGCACCACTACCACCATCGCAGCCGCCCGCAGCACCTCCCATCTGGTCTGTCCAGAATGGTCCCTCCCCAGAGGAGGTGGAGCAGCAGAAAAG GCAGCCAGAGCACGTGGAGCGGGAGCGCCGAGTCTCCAATGCAG gAGGCCCACCTGCTCCCCCAGCTGGGggaccacccccacctccaggacCTCCCCCTCCTCCgggtccccccccaccccctggtcTGCCCCCTTCGGGGGTCTCAGCTGTGGGGCATGGAGCAGGGGGAGGCCCGCCCCCTCCGCCCCCTCTCCCTACAGCAGGCCCCAGTGGTGGAGGGACCGGGGCCCCTGGCCTGGCCGCAGCCATTGCCGGAGCCAAACTCAGGAAAGTCAGCAAG CAGGAGGAGACCTCAGGGGGGCCCTCGGCCCCCAAAGCTGAGAGCACTCGAAGCACAGGTGGGGGGCTCATGGAAGAGATGAATGCCATGCTGGCCCGGAG AAGGAAAGCCACACTAGTTGGGGAGAAACCCCCCAAGGATGAATCTGCCAAT CAGGAGGAGCCAGAGGCCAGAGTCCCAGCCCACAGTG AACCTATACGGAGACCCTGGGAGAAGAACAGCACAACCTTGCCAAG GATGAAGTCGTCATCTTCCATGATCACTTCCGAGGCCCACCCCACTACACCCAGCTCTGCTGATGAGTCAGACTTGGAGAGGGTGAAACAG GAGCTTCTGGAAGAGGTGAGGAAGGAATTGCAGAAAGTGAAAGAGGAAATAATTGAAG CCTTTGTCCAAGAGCTGAGGAAGCGGGGTTCCCCCTGA
- the VASP gene encoding vasodilator-stimulated phosphoprotein isoform X4 yields MSETVICSSRATVMLYDDSNKRWMPAGTGPQAFSRVQIYHNPTAKSFRVVGRKMQPDQQVVINCAIIRGLKYNQATPNFHQWRDARQVWGLNFGSKEDAAQFATGMASALEALEGGGSPAPLPPSQPPAAPPIWSVQNGPSPEEVEQQKRQPEHVERERRVSNAGGPPAPPAGGPPPPPGPPPPPGPPPPPGLPPSGVSAVGHGAGGGPPPPPPLPTAGPSGGGTGAPGLAAAIAGAKLRKVSKEETSGGPSAPKAESTRSTGGGLMEEMNAMLARRRKATLVGEKPPKDESANEEPEARVPAHSEPIRRPWEKNSTTLPRMKSSSSMITSEAHPTTPSSADESDLERVKQELLEEVRKELQKVKEEIIEAFVQELRKRGSP; encoded by the exons ATGAG CGAGACAGTTATCTGCTCCAGCCGGGCCACTGTGATGCTTTACGATGACAGCAACAAGCGGTGGATGCCTGCTGGCACAGGCCCCCAGGCCTTCAGCCGAGTCCAGATCTATCACAATCCCACGGCCAAATCCTTCCGGGTGGTCGGCCGGAAAATGCAGCCAGACCAGCAG GTGGTCATCAACTGTGCCATCATCCGGGGTCTCAAGTATAACCAGGCCACCCCCAACTTCCACCAGTGGCGTGACGCCCGCCAGGTCTGGGGCCTCAACTTTGGCAGCAAGGAGGATGCCGCACAGTTCGCCACTGGCATGGCCAGTGCCCTAGAGGCGTTGGAAG GAGGTGGGTCTCCGGCACCACTACCACCATCGCAGCCGCCCGCAGCACCTCCCATCTGGTCTGTCCAGAATGGTCCCTCCCCAGAGGAGGTGGAGCAGCAGAAAAG GCAGCCAGAGCACGTGGAGCGGGAGCGCCGAGTCTCCAATGCAG gAGGCCCACCTGCTCCCCCAGCTGGGggaccacccccacctccaggacCTCCCCCTCCTCCgggtccccccccaccccctggtcTGCCCCCTTCGGGGGTCTCAGCTGTGGGGCATGGAGCAGGGGGAGGCCCGCCCCCTCCGCCCCCTCTCCCTACAGCAGGCCCCAGTGGTGGAGGGACCGGGGCCCCTGGCCTGGCCGCAGCCATTGCCGGAGCCAAACTCAGGAAAGTCAGCAAG GAGGAGACCTCAGGGGGGCCCTCGGCCCCCAAAGCTGAGAGCACTCGAAGCACAGGTGGGGGGCTCATGGAAGAGATGAATGCCATGCTGGCCCGGAG AAGGAAAGCCACACTAGTTGGGGAGAAACCCCCCAAGGATGAATCTGCCAAT GAGGAGCCAGAGGCCAGAGTCCCAGCCCACAGTG AACCTATACGGAGACCCTGGGAGAAGAACAGCACAACCTTGCCAAG GATGAAGTCGTCATCTTCCATGATCACTTCCGAGGCCCACCCCACTACACCCAGCTCTGCTGATGAGTCAGACTTGGAGAGGGTGAAACAG GAGCTTCTGGAAGAGGTGAGGAAGGAATTGCAGAAAGTGAAAGAGGAAATAATTGAAG CCTTTGTCCAAGAGCTGAGGAAGCGGGGTTCCCCCTGA
- the VASP gene encoding vasodilator-stimulated phosphoprotein isoform X2, which translates to MSETVICSSRATVMLYDDSNKRWMPAGTGPQAFSRVQIYHNPTAKSFRVVGRKMQPDQQVVINCAIIRGLKYNQATPNFHQWRDARQVWGLNFGSKEDAAQFATGMASALEALEGGGSPAPLPPSQPPAAPPIWSVQNGPSPEEVEQQKRQPEHVERERRVSNAGGPPAPPAGGPPPPPGPPPPPGPPPPPGLPPSGVSAVGHGAGGGPPPPPPLPTAGPSGGGTGAPGLAAAIAGAKLRKVSKQEETSGGPSAPKAESTRSTGGGLMEEMNAMLARRRKATLVGEKPPKDESANEEPEARVPAHSEPIRRPWEKNSTTLPRMKSSSSMITSEAHPTTPSSADESDLERVKQELLEEVRKELQKVKEEIIEAFVQELRKRGSP; encoded by the exons ATGAG CGAGACAGTTATCTGCTCCAGCCGGGCCACTGTGATGCTTTACGATGACAGCAACAAGCGGTGGATGCCTGCTGGCACAGGCCCCCAGGCCTTCAGCCGAGTCCAGATCTATCACAATCCCACGGCCAAATCCTTCCGGGTGGTCGGCCGGAAAATGCAGCCAGACCAGCAG GTGGTCATCAACTGTGCCATCATCCGGGGTCTCAAGTATAACCAGGCCACCCCCAACTTCCACCAGTGGCGTGACGCCCGCCAGGTCTGGGGCCTCAACTTTGGCAGCAAGGAGGATGCCGCACAGTTCGCCACTGGCATGGCCAGTGCCCTAGAGGCGTTGGAAG GAGGTGGGTCTCCGGCACCACTACCACCATCGCAGCCGCCCGCAGCACCTCCCATCTGGTCTGTCCAGAATGGTCCCTCCCCAGAGGAGGTGGAGCAGCAGAAAAG GCAGCCAGAGCACGTGGAGCGGGAGCGCCGAGTCTCCAATGCAG gAGGCCCACCTGCTCCCCCAGCTGGGggaccacccccacctccaggacCTCCCCCTCCTCCgggtccccccccaccccctggtcTGCCCCCTTCGGGGGTCTCAGCTGTGGGGCATGGAGCAGGGGGAGGCCCGCCCCCTCCGCCCCCTCTCCCTACAGCAGGCCCCAGTGGTGGAGGGACCGGGGCCCCTGGCCTGGCCGCAGCCATTGCCGGAGCCAAACTCAGGAAAGTCAGCAAG CAGGAGGAGACCTCAGGGGGGCCCTCGGCCCCCAAAGCTGAGAGCACTCGAAGCACAGGTGGGGGGCTCATGGAAGAGATGAATGCCATGCTGGCCCGGAG AAGGAAAGCCACACTAGTTGGGGAGAAACCCCCCAAGGATGAATCTGCCAAT GAGGAGCCAGAGGCCAGAGTCCCAGCCCACAGTG AACCTATACGGAGACCCTGGGAGAAGAACAGCACAACCTTGCCAAG GATGAAGTCGTCATCTTCCATGATCACTTCCGAGGCCCACCCCACTACACCCAGCTCTGCTGATGAGTCAGACTTGGAGAGGGTGAAACAG GAGCTTCTGGAAGAGGTGAGGAAGGAATTGCAGAAAGTGAAAGAGGAAATAATTGAAG CCTTTGTCCAAGAGCTGAGGAAGCGGGGTTCCCCCTGA